Below is a genomic region from Flavobacterium ginsengisoli.
AAATTAAATAGTTTTATTTAATAAAAAAATAATGTTAAAATACTGTATATCAATATATTTTGTATATTTTTGTAAGATGTTTAATACTATTGTGTATTTTAACATGTAAGAAATTAGATTGTTGTGTGCTTCTGAAATTAATTTAAAAACGAATATAGAATTTAGAAGCTAGTAGTAACAAATTCTCATTTTAAAAGAAATGTATGAGAATGAAAAGACCATATTTATCTGATCAATAAATTAGGTCTAAAAAGCAGATTTCTGCTTTTATTTTTATTTTGGTCTATGCCATTAAACAAATAAAATTGTGATATTTTTTTCAAATTATAATGCAATTTTTTCCTTCCTAAATCTGTTTTTTTAGTCATTCGGTATTTTCTACGATTCAGACTTTGAATCTTTATCAGCCAGACCATTTAACAGCCATTTAATTAAAGCATTACGCTTTAAATTTTTCTACCAGATTTCTATACTCTTAAGTTTAATTATTTACAGTCGTTAAGATTTGAGATACTTGATTTTACAGTATCTGCTAATCTCGAAATTCTATTATCCATGCGAAGAAGTTAAGGAGCAAAAGTTCTTATAACCGACTTGTCATGTCCATAAGTTAAATATTTAAAAAATTAGAAAATGAGTAAAAAACTACTTCTTTGTATCGTTCTACTAGGTTATTGTATTGGTTATGCACAGCAAGATGCGCAGTATACGCAATACATGTACAACACAATAAACATAAATCCTGCGTATGCTGGTTCTCGAGGTGTTTTAAGCATTTTTGCTTTGCATCGGGATCAATGGGTTGGGTTAGATGGTGCTCCTAAGACTAATAGTGTTTCTGTAAACACCCCGATTAATAATAGTAATATTGGTCTTGGTGTGTCTTTAGTAAATGATAAAATCGGTCCTACAACAGAGAATCAATTTTCTGTTGATCTTTCTTATACAATACCAACTTCAGAAACTTGGAAACTCTCTTTTGGTATAAAAGGTACAGCAGATTTTTTTAATCTAGATGTTACCAAACTAAATCCAGAAACAGCTGGAGATCCACAATTTCAAAATCTGGATAATGATTTTTCGCCTAATGTTGGAGCCGAATTTATTGGCATTCTAATAAGGCTTATATCGGATTTTCTGTTCCAAATTTTATTCAAACCAACCGCTATGATGATAATGATGTCGCGATTTATAAAGACAAAATCAATTATTATTTGATTGGTGGTTATGTTTTTGATTTTTCTCAAGAAGTAAAATTTAAACCTGCGCTTTTGACTAAAATGGTTGAAGGTGCGCCGCTTCAAGTAGATGTTTCTGCCAATTTTTTATTCTTTGAAAAACTCACTCTGGGAGTTGCTTATCGATGGGATGCCGCGATAAGCGCAATGGCAGGATTTCAGATTACCGACGGATTATATATTGGTTATGGATATGATAATGAAACAACCAGATTAAGAAACTACAATTCAGGCTCACATGAAATCTTTCTGCGCTATGAATTCTTCTCAAACAAAAGTAGAATTACAACTCCTCGTTTCTTCTAAAAATAGGGCATCATGAAAAAATCTATACTACTACTTATAAGTATTACTTCTTTTTCGTTTAGCAGTTATGCACAACAGGCAAAAGTCAATTCTGGAGACAAGAAATATGACAATTACGCTTATATCGATGCCATAAAAACGTTTGAAAAAGTTGCTAATAAAGGCTACAAATCTGAAGATATGTTTAAAAAACTAGGTAATGCCTATTACTTTAACTCAGAGTTTGAGAACGCCGCAAAATGGTATAAAGAGCTATTTGCAATGAACACAAGTGTTGAACCAGAATATTATTATCGATATGCACAATGTCTAAAATCTATAGGACAAATTACCGAGGCTAATAAATTTTTGGATGAGTTTAATGCTAAATCAAAAAATGACAGCAGAGGAAAGCTCTATAAAGAAAATCTGAACTACTTGGATCAGATAAAAGCAAATTCGGGAAGATATAAAATAGAGGATGCAGGAGTTAACAGTAAATACTCTGATTATGGTTCATTTGTTTATAACAATAAACTTTATTTTGCTTCTGCGCGAGATACAGGAAATTTTGTAAAGCGAAAACACACGTGGACAGGAGAATATTTTACGAATATTTATAATGCCGATCTCGATCCTTCTACAGGAGGCGCATCAAAAGTAAATAAATTTAAATCGGCCATTAATACTAAATTTCATGAGGCTTCACCACTTTTTACTAGAGATGGCAAGACGGTTTATTTTACCAGAAATAATTACATCAACGGAAAAAAAGGTAAAGATGATAATAAAACCACTTTAATAAAACTTTACAAAGCGGAACTTGGAAAAGATAATAAATGGATCAATATCGCAGAACTTCCGTTCAATAGTGATAATTACAGTACGGCACATCCTGCTTTGAGTCCAGACGAAAAAACACTGTATTTTGCTTCTGATATGCCAGGATCTATTGGGCAGTCTGATTTGTATAAAGTCAGCATAAATCCAAATGGAGGTTATGGTGCGCCAGAAAATCTCGGAAATACAATTAATACAGAAGGGAAGGAGACTTTTCCGTATCTAACTTCTGAAAATGAAATTTATTTTGCTTCAGACGGGCATCCAGGACTTGGAGGTTTAGATGTTTTTGTTGCTAACATTGACAATAACGGAAAAATAAGCAATATCCAGAACGTGGGATCAGATGTCAATTCTCCAAAAGATGACTTCGCTTATATTATTGATCCCGAAACAAGAAGAGGTTTTTTCTCTTCCAACAAAGAAGGAGGGCAGGGATCTGATGATATTTATAAATTTTTAGAAACCAAAAGATTAAAGTGTATTCAGGAACTTGAAGGGATTATTACAGATGCCGAAACAGGAGTAGTTCTTTCAGATACTAAGGTCTCATTATTTGGTAGCGATATGTCACTCAAAAGTTCCGCAATTTCTGATGCATCTGGCAAATACACTTTTTCTGTCGAATGTGGGAAGATGTATTTTGTAAGAGCAGAGAAACCAGAATATAGCACAAAAGAACTAACTGTCACGATTGGAACAGAAAGCGGAAAAACTACTCTTCCAATCCAATTGGAAAAATCAACATGTAAGGTTACTGTAGGCGATGATTTAGGAAAATGCTTTGGCATCAAGATGATTTATTTCGATTTAGACAAGTCGAACATCAGAAGAGAGGCAGCATTAGATCTCGAAAAAATACTGGCTGTTATGAACGATTATCCTAATATGAAAATAGATGTTCGTTCGCATACAGATAGTAGGGCTTCACATCAGTATAACGAAGCTTTATCTGACAGAAGAGCTAAATCGACGATTCAATGGTTGGTTAAAAATGGAATTGCTCCAAACCGATTGACTGGAAAAGGATACGGAGAAAACCAATTGGTTAATAAATGCGCTGACGGTGTAAAATGTACCGAAGAAGAACATCAAGCCAACAGACGAAGCGAATTTATTATTACAGCTTTGTGATGACTAAAGACTATCATAAAATAGAAATATTATTATCATTAAAATTTATGGATAATGAAAAATAAAATTAAAATCATTTTGGTACTTATTACTTTGCTTTTGTTGACAAGTGCATCAGCGCAAACAAATTATAGTTTTTCTATTGCCGATATTTTAAGCTCAATGCCAAACGGTAAAAGATTGCCTGATGGGACTATTGTAAAAGCAGAACTTATAACGACTGGTGGAGCGACACATTCTACTGGTCCTTCTGGCTCAGGAACTGCTGGACCAGATATTGGAGGATTGTTTACAGGAAATACACTTCCTGCCTATGTTGGAGATAAAACACCAACTAATTTTACAAAAATACAAATGGCAAATACGTTGAATGCAGATAATGGAATGGCAAATAATTGTTCTGCTAGTATTGGATTTAGAATTTATTTTGACCGACCTGTTGAAAGTATAAATTTTCTCGCTTTGGATATTGATGGGGTTCATGGAACTCCAAATGGAAATGCTGAATGGGTAACCTTTTTTGGTTATAATGGAAATACTTTTGTGCCTTATGCTAATGCTGTTAGTGGAGGAAATACACAGCTTGTAAATCAAACTATTAATATAGGAGCAAGCCATAGTTGGAGAACTTTAATTAATAATTCACTAGGAACAATAGCGGGTGCAAATCTTCCTAGCACAATAACCATTCGAAGACAAACACCAAACGGAGGGTCTGGAACACCAGACGATTTAAATCATCAAGTTTTATTTACCCCTCCGTTATCTACTACTCATGTTACAGATTTTTTCCTAATGACTGGTATTTGGAGCGTCACTGCTCAGGCCAATGTACAAGCATCGGGGTTAAGTCCAATTGTAATCACAATTAGTTCTGATTTTGGAGATGCGCCAGATAGTTATAAAACGCTTTTGGCATCTGATGGAGCTTCACATGGAGTTGTTGGAACTCTTTCATTAGGTAACACTAATTTTGCTGAACCAGACGGACTTCCTTCTGTTCTGGCCGATACTTCTATTGATGATGATGGAGTTCAAGTAATTCCACCATTGACAAATAATGGACAAAATATAAGTAGTTATACAGTTGCGGCAAACTTTAATAATAATACTGGACTGCCCGCGAACTATGTAGCTTGGATTGATTGGAATAATGATGGTGTTTTTCAAGCATCTGAAGGAACGACAGCTACATCTCCTGCCGGTACTTTATCAGGAAGTGTTAATCTTACTTGGAATAATGTTGCTTTAACCAATACAGGTGGTCATGCACAAACTTATCTTAGAGTTAGAGTGACAACAGAAGCAATAACAACGTCAGATTCTGGGAGTTCTTTTATGAATGGTGAGGTAGAAGATTATGCAATTGGTATTCCTGCTACAACACCTGATTTTGCATGTTTTAATGTTGGAACTTCTTCGGGATTTATTAATGTTCTTGCAAATGATACTTCAGGTAGTACAATTGTTCCTGAAACAGTTGGTTTTGTTAATCCTGGTACTGGAACTAATCTTATTATAGATGGGTTTGGTGATATTGTTGGAATAACTATCCCAGGAGAAGGTGTATGGAAAGCAAACTCTGTTGGATTGATAAGTTTTGAACCAGAATCTGCTAGCGTAATAAATCCGACCCCAATTGCTTATTTAGGAAGAGATGCTCAAGGAAATATTTCAAATAGTGCTTTGATTACTTTAACGGCTGCAAGTATACCTACTAATACTACAACGGTAACTGAAGGATGTTTTCCAACAACATTAACGGCAACGGCTAGTGTTCCGGCTGGTCAATCTGTTGTTTGGTATGATGCTCGCTTTAGCTGGAAACATTGTTGCATCTCCTGTTTTAAGTACAGTAGGAACAGTTACTTATTATGCTCAAGGAAACAACGGTAGCTGTACCAGTGCTGTTAGGACACCGGTCACTTTAGCAATAGCGGCTCCACCAAATCCTGGAACTTTATTAGGTTTTCAAAACATATGTCAAGGGACTTCCACCAATTATGTTACAAATGGAGATGTCGGTGGAATATGGTCAAGTAGTGATCCAACAATAGCAACTGTTAATGCTAGTGGAGTTGTTACAGGTTTAATGCCAGGTGTAGCAACTATAACTTATACGGTAGCTGGAACAGGAGGATGTTCAGACTTATCATCAACTCGAGCAATAACAATTGAAGATGCTCCTGATTCTGGTACTTTAACTGGAAATCAAAATATTTGTGTTGGAGGAACATCTGCCTTTAGTTCAGATGGAGCTCCTGGAGGTATATGGGAAAGCGATGATTTAGCTATTGCTACAGTAGATGTAAATGGTGTCGTAACAGGGGTTTCACGTGGTACAACCCTCATAAATTATACGATAGTACAAACAGGAAGCTGTTCTGTAATTCCTTCAACAATAAGCGTAACCATTATAGAATCTAATCCGGGAACTTTGTCGGGTAATCAAAATGTCTGCGTCGGAGAAACAACAACGTTTACTACTGATGGAGATTCGGGTGGAGTTTGGACAACAGATGATGCAGGTATTGCTTCTGTTGATGTAAATGGTGTAATAACAGGCAATGCTACCGGAAGTACTATAATTACTTATACTGTAAATGGCTCTAGTGGTTGTCCATCTGCATCGACAACTAGAACAGTAACGGTTAATGTTAATGCACCTGCAACAGCTGCCGATATTACGGGAGCTGATACAGAAATTTGTCCTGGGGATAATGCTACACTAAGTGTAAGTTCTGCTACCGTAATAAATCCTGTATTTACTTGGTATGCAGATCAAACAACTTCTACTATTCTTAATAATGGAGCATCATATAATGTTTCTCCAACAGTAACCACAACTTACTACGTAAGTGTTAAAGGAGATGCAACATGTGAAAATGATCCCAATACAAGAAAACCAATTTTGGTAACAGTGAATGCATTAGGAATCGCTTCTGATATAACTGCTGCTGACGCTATAATTTGTTTGGGATCTACTGCGTCATTAACAGCCTCTTCATCTACGGTAACAAATCCAGTTTTTAGATGGTATGCGAGTCAGACGTCAACGGCTGTTTTAAGTACTGGAGTTTCGTATAATCCGTCTCCAATAGCTACAACGACTTATTATGTTAGTGTAAGCGGAGATGGAGTTTGTGAAAATGTCATTAACACTAGAAAAGCGGTAGTCGTCAATGTAACTCCTCTAGCTACACAATTGGATTTAACCGCGAATGATCGAACAATTTGTAATGGTTCATCAGTTTCACTGACAGCTTCGTCGTCTAATGTAGTAAGTCCCGTCTTTAGATGGTATGCCGATCAGACCTCCACAACTGTTCTTAATACAGGGCCTTCGTATAATGTTTCACCAATAACCACTACAACTTATTATGTGAGTGTAAGTGGAACAGGAATGTGTGAGAATCTTCCAAATTTTAGAAAAGCGGTTACAGCTAATGTAAATCCGCTAGGGCAGGCGTCAGATATTACAGCATTAGATGCTATTACCTGCCCTGGACAAACAGTTGCTCTTACTGCTTCTTCAGCTACGGTTACATCACCTATATTCAGATGGTATGCCGATCAGACAACTACAATAGCCTTAAGTACAGGAGCTTCATACAGTCCGTCTCCAACAGTTACGACAACTTATTATGTTAGTGTAAGCGGAACTGGAGTTTGCGAGAATGCTCCAAATACTAGAAAAGCAGTAACAATTTCTATGAATCCGTTGGCAACTGCGGCAGATATTAACACTACACATCAGACAATTTGTATAGGTGATGCGGCACTACTAATTGCCACATCTGCAATTGATAGTCCTGTATTTATTTGGTATGAAAGCCAAACTTCAACGAATCCTCTTTTCGTTGGAGATTATTACGACCCTACACCAACAGTTACGACAACTTATTATGTTAGTGTTAGAGGTACTAATATTTGTGATAATGCTATTAATACAAGAAAAGCAGTAACGGTAACGGTAAATTCTCTGGGATTGGCCTCAGACATAACTGCGGCTGATGTCACAATCTGTTCAGGCTCTTCAGCTTCTTTGACGGCTTCGTCTGCAACAGTCACTACGCCAGTTTTTAGATGGTATGCCGATCAGACAACTACAACAGTCTTAAGCACGGGAGCTTCATACAGCCCTTCGCCAACAGTGACAACTTCCTATTATCTTAGCGTAAGCGGTGACGAGGTTTGCGAAAATCTTCCAAACACGAGAAAAGCGGTAACGGTAACGGTAAACTCTCTGGGATTGGCCTCAGACATAACTGCTGCCGATGCGACAATCTGTTCGGGTTCTTCTGCTTCTTTGACAGCTTCGTCTGCAACCGTCGCTACTCCAGTTTTTAGATGGTACGCCGATCAGACAACTACAACAGTCTTAAGCACGGGAGCATCATACAGCCCTTCGCCAACAGTGACAACTTCCTATTATCTTAGCGTAAGCGGAGATGGGGTTTGCGAAAATCTTCCAAACACGAGAAAAGCGGTAACGGTAACGGTAAACTCTCTGGGATTGGCCTCAGACATAACAGCCGCAGACGCGATGATCTGTTCAGGCTCTTCAGCCTCTCTGTCGGCTTCGTCTGCAACAGTCACTACTCCAGTTTTTAGATGGTACGCCGATCAGACAACTACAACAGTCTTAAGCACGGGAGCATCATACAGCCCTTCGCCAACAGTGACAACTTCCTATTATCTTAGCGTAAGCGGAGATGGGGTTTGCGAAAACGTTCCGAACACCAGAAAAGCGGTAACCGTAACGGTAAATTCTCTGGGATTGGCTTCAGACATAACAGCGTCTGATTCCACAATCTGTTCGGGCTATTCAGCCTCTCTGTCGGCTTCGTCTGCAACAGTCACTACTCCAGTTTTTAGATGGTATGCCGATCAGACTACAGCGACAGCATTAAGCACGGGAGCTTCCTACAGTCCGTCTCCAACAGTGACAACTGTCTATTACGTTAGCGTAAGCGGTGACGGGGTTTGCGAAAATCTTCCAAACACGAGAAAAGCGGTCACGGTCACAGTAAATTCTCTGGGATTGGCTTCAGACATAACAGCGTCTGATTCCACAATCTGTTCGGGTTCTTCAGCTTCTTTGACAGCTTCGTCTGCAACAGTCGCTACTCCGATTTTTAGATGGTATGCCGATCAGACAACTACAACAGTCTTAAGCACTGGAGCTTCATACAGCCCTTCGCCAACAGCAACTACAACCTATTACGTTAGCGTTAGCGGTGACGGGGTTTGCGAAAACCTTCCGAACACCAGAAAAGCGGTAACTGTAACGGTAAATTCTCTGGGATCGGCTTCAGATATAACTGCGGCAGACGAGACAATCTGTTCGGGTTCTTCAGCCTCCTTGACGGCTTCGTCTGCAACTGTCGCTACTCCAGTTTTTAGATGGTATGCGGATCAGACAACAACTACAGCTTTAAGCACTGGGGCTTCATACAGCCCTTCGCCAACAGCAACTACAACCTATTACGTTAGTGTTAGCGGTGACGGGATCTGCGAAAACCTTCAGAACACGAGAAAAGCAGTGACTGTAACGGTAAATTCTTTAGGGCTGGCCTCTGACATAACAGCGGCTGATGCGACGATCTGTTCAGGCTCTTCAGTTGCTTTGACGGCCTCGTCTGCGACCGTCAATACGCCAGTTTTTAGATGGTATGCGGATCAGACTACAATGACAGCATTGAGCACGGGAGCATCATACAGCCCTTCGCCAACAGCAACTACAACTTATTACGTTAGCGTAAGCGGAGACGGGGTCTGCGAAAACCTTCCGAACACGAGAAAAGCGGTGACGGTAACGGTAAATTCTTTAGGGCTGGCCTCAGACATAATTGTAGCAGATGCGACAATATGTACGGGTTCTTCAGCCTCTTTGACGGCTTCGTCTGCGACCGTCACTACTCCAGTTTTTAGATGGTATGCCGATCAGACCACAGCGACAATCTTAAGCACGGGAGCATCATACAGCCCTTCGCCAACAGTTACGACAACTTATTACGTTAGCGTAAGCGGTGACGGAGTTTGCGAAAATCTTCCGAACACGAGAAAAGCGGTGACGGTAACGGTAAATTCTTTAGGGTTGGCTTCAGATATTGCAGTTGATATATCGAACGCAACAGTTTGTACTGGCGGTACATCAACAATTACTGCCTCAAGTGCGCTTAATAATCCGATATTCAATTGGTATCAAGATCCTAATTTATCCGTATTACTTTATACAGGAGCAGTCTTTGTTACCCCTTCTTTAACAGCAAATACATCGTATTATGTTACGGTTCAGAATAATGCAGTTTGTGAAAATACTATAGGAAATGCCCTTAAAGTGGATATTAATGTTATCTTATGTTCTGATATTGCTTTGACTAAAACTGCGAGTAATCTTTCTCCTTATGTAGGAGATCAAATTGATTTTACAATAACAGTAACAAACTTTGGGCCTGATGACGCAACAGGAGTAAGTGCAAATGATTTGCTTCCATCCGGCTATACTTTCATCAGTGCAAACAACGGAGGTCTATTTGCAGGAAATACAATTACATGGCCAGTTTTAAATTTAGCATCTGGTGCTTCTGCTCAGCTTACTTACATTGTTAAAATTAATGCTTCTGTTGGGATTGTAGATGAATATAAAAATGTGGCTCAGATAATTACTTCAAATAATTTTGATCCAAATTCAACTCCCAATAATAATGATCCTAGCGAGAACGATCAAGATAGCGTAACTGTAACGCCAATTGTACCGATACCTTCAATTGAGGTACTTAAAGATGGTGCATTTACGGCAGCCAATGACACAAATGGAGATGGTTTTCCAGAAGCAGGAGAAACAGTTACATATACATTTAGTGTGAAAAATACAGGAAATATTAGATTGGAGAATGTAAAAATAAACGATTCGTATATTGGAGTAGTAAACCTTGCAATGGTGCCGAGCACACTTGATCCTGGACAAACTGGAAATGCCCAAGTGACATACACTATCACACAAATTGATATTCAAAATGGTGTAATTTACAATAGCGCACTTGGTCAAGGGAATACGCCACCTACAGTAGACGATCCTGATGGTACGACGGTTAATGATACTTCTAAAGATCCGACTAATCCGTCTACACCTGGAGATCCATATTATGACCCAACTTGTCCTGATTGTACTGTGATACCATTGCCAAATAACCCAAAAATTGCAATTGTAAAAGAAATAGCTTCTTTTAGCGGAGATCTTAATAATGCAAAAGTTGGCGATGTAATTAGTTATTTATTTACAGTTACTAATATCGGAAATACAGTATTGACGAATGTTAGAGTAAACGATCCAATGCCAGGATTAACGACTCCTTCTTTAGATCCTGCCAATGTAGCAAATAGTACAGGAGATCTTGATGGTAACGGAAGTTTGGATTTACACGAAAAATGGCTTTACAGAGCGAATTATACCATTACCACAACTGATATCGCTAAAGGGAAAGTGGTAAATCAAGCTTTAGCAGAAGCAACGGGACCTCCAACTCCTGTAGATCCAACAGGAAAAGATGTTTCAGATTTGTCTGATGGTTCTTCTCCAACAGGTGATGATCCAACGGTTCTCGATATAAACGGTTGCAAAGTAATTCCACATAATGCATTATCACCAAATGGAGATAGTAAAAATGATATTTTTAAAATCGATGGAATCGAATGCTATCCTCAAAATACGGTTGAGATTTATAATCGTTGGGGAGTAATAGTTTTCCATACAAACGGATATGATAATACAGCCAATGCGTTTAATGGTTATTCTAATGGTAGAGCAGTTGTAAAACAAAGTGCAGGATTGCCAACAGGAACTTATTATTACATCATAAAATATGTTGATTCTGATAGTAAAGAGCAGAGCTCGGCTGGCTACCTTTATTTGAGTATGCAATAAGATATCATTAAACAAAATTTAACTGGCTTCATCTATAAATGAAGCCAGTTTTTTTATAAATAATAAGCTCATTTTGAGATTAATCGTTTTTTTTCTAATATCGTAGTCAAATTGGAACCTAATGAAGAAAGTGTTAGTTACAGGCGGAAATGGAAACTTAGGGAAATATGTTGTTGAGGCACTAGTAAAGAAAGAGATAAAAACAGTTGTATTAACAACAAAAACAAGTATTACAACTCAAAATAATATACAATTTTTTACTGGAGACTTACTTGAAAACATTGGTTTAAAAGAAGCAACAGAAGATGTTGAGGTAATCATTCACTGTGCGAGTAATCCAAGAAACTTTCTACAGACAGATATTGAAGGAACTAAAAATTTGCTAAATGCAGCAGATAGAAATTCACTTAAACATTTCATATACATTTCTATTGTCGGAATAGATAAAAACGATTATCCATACTATCAAGCAAAATTGCAAGTAGAAAATATCGTAGCTAATAGTGGCATTCCCTTTACGATCCTAAGAACAACACAGTTCCATGATTTTGTGCTTAATATGATTAAAACATTAGATCAAAGCGGAAAAAGTGATTTTATAACAATTCCATCAGGGTTGAGGTTTCAGTCTGTAGCAGTACAAGAAGTTGCAGAATTACTTGCGTCCATTGCATTAGAGCAATCAAAAGGATTAATAAAAGATTTTGGAGGTCCAGAAGTACTTCATTTTGAAGAAATGACTAAATCTTACTTAGAAACAATTCAAAGTGATAAAGATATAATACTAGAAATACCAGAAGATATTCGCCATAAATTGTTCACTACCGGAGTAAATCTATGCCCAGAAAATAATACTGGAAAACAAACTTGGAAAGAGTATTTAAATATACTTATCTGAAATCATTACGTAGCAGATTAACGTTATTTAGTTAAAATTTAACGTTTAATGTTGTTGTTTTCAGATATTTATAATATCTTTAACTTATGATATGGGAATTGTATAAACTTTGTGTATAATTTTGCAACATTAAATTTATATTTGTCCCAAATTATAATTATTAACTTAACCGTCTGCCTGATATGAGAATATTTTTAGTGGCGCTGCTTTTTTCCTTGAGTTCCTTTACTACAATGAATGTATGGGATGATGATGAAATATTAAGCGAAGTTGAATTTGCACGTCTTACAGAACATGTAAATGAAATTAAAGCTTTTACATCTGGAAATCACAAGTTTAATAACAAAATTGCTTTTCTTGTTGATATGAAAATTAAATCAGGAAAAAACCGCTTTTTTGTTTACGATCTAGAAAATAACCAGATCCTTGACCAAGGGCTTGTAGCGCATGGTTCAGGTTCTGAGACAGGAATTAAAGGAGATATTCTTCAGTTTAGTAATGCACCAGAATCTAATTGCACTTCACTTGGAAGATATTCAGTAGAGAAACCATATAAAGGTATATTTGGTAAAGCTTTTAGACTTGCTGGATTAGACGAAACCAATAATAATGCAATGAAACGCGCCATTGTATTACACTCTTACAAAGAGGTTCCATCAGATGAAAAAGAATACTATATAATCAATAGCCACGGCTGTCCAATGGTTAGTCAAGAATTTTTAAATAGACTTTCAAAATATATAGAGAGTTCAAATTCAAAAATCTTATTGTCTGTTTATTATTAAAATTAAATTACCGAGCAATTAGCTTTTGAACCGATATAATCTAGCTGATTTTAAATAGTATAAAATAAAATTTAAAAGAGAACTTTGGTTCTCTTTTTTTATATCTATACACTAGATTTTACCATTTTTTATTTCGCCCTTTTATCTAAACCTCCTATAAATGCTCATTAAAAGCAATAAATTAGGATAAACTTAACTTGCTTAATAAACTATATAGAAAATACAAGTTGTAAATTAGTAGAATAGTAATCAAAAGTTTATTTTATGAAAGCAGTACGTTTTTTTGGACACAAAGATGTCCGCGTTGTTAATGATCTTGAAAAACCTGTTCCTAAAGGTGATGAAGTTTTATTAAAAATTGGCGGGGCAGGAGTTTGCCACTCAGACCTGCATATTATAGACGAAGGAACTGTTGTTGGAACAGTCTTTACTCTAGGACACGAAAATGCTGGATGGGTTGAAGAAATTGGCGAAAATGTTGAAGGTTATAAAAAGGGAGACGCCGTTTTAGTATATGGCCCTTGGGGATGTGGTCATTGCAAACCTTGCCAGCAGTCAAAAGAAAATTATTGTGATCATCAATCTGAGCAAGCTTACGGCGGAGGTTTAGGATTAGATGGCGGTATGGCAGAATATATGCTGGTGCCATCTTCGAGACTTTTAGTGCCTATTTTTGATTTAGACCCAGTTATTGCAGCTCCATTGACAGATGCAGCACTTACACCTTATTCTGCGATTAAACGTTCGCTTCCGAAATTAATGCCGGATGAATTTGTGGTAGTAATTGGAGTTGGCGGACTAGGGCACG
It encodes:
- a CDS encoding DUF7507 domain-containing protein, which translates into the protein MMLALAGNIVASPVLSTVGTVTYYAQGNNGSCTSAVRTPVTLAIAAPPNPGTLLGFQNICQGTSTNYVTNGDVGGIWSSSDPTIATVNASGVVTGLMPGVATITYTVAGTGGCSDLSSTRAITIEDAPDSGTLTGNQNICVGGTSAFSSDGAPGGIWESDDLAIATVDVNGVVTGVSRGTTLINYTIVQTGSCSVIPSTISVTIIESNPGTLSGNQNVCVGETTTFTTDGDSGGVWTTDDAGIASVDVNGVITGNATGSTIITYTVNGSSGCPSASTTRTVTVNVNAPATAADITGADTEICPGDNATLSVSSATVINPVFTWYADQTTSTILNNGASYNVSPTVTTTYYVSVKGDATCENDPNTRKPILVTVNALGIASDITAADAIICLGSTASLTASSSTVTNPVFRWYASQTSTAVLSTGVSYNPSPIATTTYYVSVSGDGVCENVINTRKAVVVNVTPLATQLDLTANDRTICNGSSVSLTASSSNVVSPVFRWYADQTSTTVLNTGPSYNVSPITTTTYYVSVSGTGMCENLPNFRKAVTANVNPLGQASDITALDAITCPGQTVALTASSATVTSPIFRWYADQTTTIALSTGASYSPSPTVTTTYYVSVSGTGVCENAPNTRKAVTISMNPLATAADINTTHQTICIGDAALLIATSAIDSPVFIWYESQTSTNPLFVGDYYDPTPTVTTTYYVSVRGTNICDNAINTRKAVTVTVNSLGLASDITAADVTICSGSSASLTASSATVTTPVFRWYADQTTTTVLSTGASYSPSPTVTTSYYLSVSGDEVCENLPNTRKAVTVTVNSLGLASDITAADATICSGSSASLTASSATVATPVFRWYADQTTTTVLSTGASYSPSPTVTTSYYLSVSGDGVCENLPNTRKAVTVTVNSLGLASDITAADAMICSGSSASLSASSATVTTPVFRWYADQTTTTVLSTGASYSPSPTVTTSYYLSVSGDGVCENVPNTRKAVTVTVNSLGLASDITASDSTICSGYSASLSASSATVTTPVFRWYADQTTATALSTGASYSPSPTVTTVYYVSVSGDGVCENLPNTRKAVTVTVNSLGLASDITASDSTICSGSSASLTASSATVATPIFRWYADQTTTTVLSTGASYSPSPTATTTYYVSVSGDGVCENLPNTRKAVTVTVNSLGSASDITAADETICSGSSASLTASSATVATPVFRWYADQTTTTALSTGASYSPSPTATTTYYVSVSGDGICENLQNTRKAVTVTVNSLGLASDITAADATICSGSSVALTASSATVNTPVFRWYADQTTMTALSTGASYSPSPTATTTYYVSVSGDGVCENLPNTRKAVTVTVNSLGLASDIIVADATICTGSSASLTASSATVTTPVFRWYADQTTATILSTGASYSPSPTVTTTYYVSVSGDGVCENLPNTRKAVTVTVNSLGLASDIAVDISNATVCTGGTSTITASSALNNPIFNWYQDPNLSVLLYTGAVFVTPSLTANTSYYVTVQNNAVCENTIGNALKVDINVILCSDIALTKTASNLSPYVGDQIDFTITVTNFGPDDATGVSANDLLPSGYTFISANNGGLFAGNTITWPVLNLASGASAQLTYIVKINASVGIVDEYKNVAQIITSNNFDPNSTPNNNDPSENDQDSVTVTPIVPIPSIEVLKDGAFTAANDTNGDGFPEAGETVTYTFSVKNTGNIRLENVKINDSYIGVVNLAMVPSTLDPGQTGNAQVTYTITQIDIQNGVIYNSALGQGNTPPTVDDPDGTTVNDTSKDPTNPSTPGDPYYDPTCPDCTVIPLPNNPKIAIVKEIASFSGDLNNAKVGDVISYLFTVTNIGNTVLTNVRVNDPMPGLTTPSLDPANVANSTGDLDGNGSLDLHEKWLYRANYTITTTDIAKGKVVNQALAEATGPPTPVDPTGKDVSDLSDGSSPTGDDPTVLDINGCKVIPHNALSPNGDSKNDIFKIDGIECYPQNTVEIYNRWGVIVFHTNGYDNTANAFNGYSNGRAVVKQSAGLPTGTYYYIIKYVDSDSKEQSSAGYLYLSMQ